The following DNA comes from Glaciihabitans arcticus.
CCGACATCGTCGACGTGTTCCGCAAGGGCAGCGACATCCCGGCCGTGATCGACGAGGTGCTGGCCATCGGCGCGAAGACTGTCTGGGTTCAGCTCGGCATCTGGAACCAGGAAGCCGCGATCTACGGCGAATCGCAGGGCCTCACCGTGGTCATGGACCGCTGCATCAAGATCGAGCACGCCCGCTTCCACGGCGGACTGCACCTGCTCGGTTTCGACACCGGCGTCATCACGGCGCGCAAGACGGTTCGCTGACGCGCAGCTTCGATAACTACGATGCGAGGATGACCCGCCGCACGCTCCTCACCTGCCTCGCGATCGCCGTTCCGACCCTTGTGCTCGCGGTCGTCGGCATCACGCACCCCACGACGCTCAACGACGCCTCGGCGCTGTACTGGCGCGACCTGCACATCGGAATCCTTGCCGTGTTCCCGCTGCTCGGGTTCATCCCGTGGCTGATCGTGCGCGGACGCAACGCCGTCGTCAGCTGGGTGGCCGGCGTGCTCGGCTTCCTCTACGCGGCGTTCTACACCGGCCTCGACGTGCTCGCGGGCATTGGCGCCGGTGGCCTGCAGCATGCCGGCATGGACATGGCGAAGGGCACCGTCTACGAGCTCGGCGACCAGCTCGGACTCGTCGGTAGCGTGTTCCTGCTCGCGGGGGTTCTCGTGGCGGGCGGGTTCACGATTTACACGAGTGGGCTGCGCGCCATCCCGGGCACCATCATCATCGCGATCGGCGCCCTTCTCTTCCTGACCCGGCACATCTTCTTCCCGCTCGGCGTGCTCGGGCAGGTCTGCCTCGCGGTCGGCGGGGTCGCGCTCGTGCTCGCCCGCGTTCGGGCCGAACGTCTCGCCGTTCGCTAACCTAGCTGCGTGACCACCCGCCCCCGCGTGCTACTCGTTGACGACGAGGCGGCGATCCGCGACAATCTCGGGCCGTTCCTGGAGCGGTCGGGCTTCGAGGTCTCGCTGGCGGCGGACGGCGAACTCGCCCTCGAGGCCGTCGCCACCCTCTCACCCGACCTCGTTGTGCTCGACGTGATGATGCCGAGGCTTGATGGCCGGGAGGTGCTGCGGCGCCTGCGTGCCGCCGACCACTGGACGCCGGTGGTGCTGCTCACCCAGGTCGGCGAGAGCTACGAGCGCGCCGCGGCTCTCGAGGAGGGCGCCGACGACTACCTCAACAAACCGTTCGACCCGCAGGAGCTGGTCGCGCGCATCCGCGCCATTCTGCGTCGCACCGCAGCGGGCGTATCGTCCCTCGCCGGCACGCAGCGTCTCGTCTCGGGAGACCTGTCGGTCGACCGGATGTCCCGGCGCACCTGGCTCGCGGGCGTCGAGGTCACCCTCACCCCGAAGGCGTTCGCGCTGCTCGAGTACCTCATGACCCACCCCGACGAGGTGCTCAGCCGCGACCGCCTCCTCGCCTCCGTGTGGGGCTTCGACTTCCCCGTCACCAGCCGCGCCGTCGATCACCGCGTCGCGGAGCTTCGCCGGGTGCTGGATGACGACTCCTCCGCACCACGCTGGCTGGAAACAGCACAGGGGCTGGGGTACCGCTTCGTGGGACGGGTGGAGCGCGCGTGAGAATCCTGCTCGCCCTTCTGCCCGTCATCTTCGGCGCCGCGATCACCGTCTATGCGCTGCTCGTGGGCGACCGGCGCGAACTCGTGGTGGTGCACTCGGTGCCGTGGCTGTGGTTCGGGGTCGGGCTTCTCGCGAGCGTCGCGCTGCTGGGCGTCATCCTGCTGCAGCGTTCGCGTGCGCGTGCCGTCGAGCGCGCGTTTCGGGCCGGAGCCGATGGCCAGCGCGAAAACCAGGGCCGGTTCCTCTCCCGTCTCGACCACGAGCTGAAGAACCCGCTCACCGCGATCCGCGCCGGGCTCTCCAACCTCGACGCGGCCGACCCGGTGGTGGCGAGCATCACCGGGCAGGCCGTGCGCCTCTCCGGCGTCATCACCGACCTGCGCAAGCTGGCCGAGGTGCGCGCCGTAGAGCTCGAGCTCTCCCCGATCGACCTCGCGGCCGTCGCCGCCGAGGTTCGGGATGCCGCGCTGGACCTCCCGGGCGCCGATGCCCGGTCCATCACGCTCGGCTTCCCGCGAGCACCGCGACCGCTGCCTGCCGTGCGCGGCGATTACGACCTGCTGTACCTGGCCCTGTACAACCTGGTCGCGAACGCGGTGAAATACTCGGCCGCCGGGGACGACATCGAGATCCGTGGAGCCGAGGGGGCGGGATGGGTGACCCTGGAGGTCGCGGACACGGGCCGGGGCATCCCGAACGACGAGCTGAGCGGTGTGTGGGAGGAGCTTTCCCGCGGACGCGAGGCGATCGACCAGCCCGGCTCCGGGCTCGGCCTGCCGTTTGTGAAGGCGATCATCGAACGCCACGGCGGGGCGGTCGACCTGCGATCGCGCTCGGGTGAGGGCACGGTTGCGACGGTGCGGCTGCCGCTGGCGTAGTTCGGCTGGCGCTAGGGGCCGACGATCGTGTTGCCCGTGCCGGTGTCCGTCGCGGATCCAGCGCCCTCGTCCCAGTTGGCGATGTTGTTGTCGCCCGAGATCGTGACGGTGCCCGCGTACTTCGTGATGAGCGTGTTGAACTCACCGCCGAGGTCGATGGACTCGACCCGATCGGGATTGATTGCCACGTTCATCCCGGTCACCTCGGCGTCGCCGATCTCCTCGGCCAGCAGCGTGATCTCAGAGCCCGAGATGGTGACGCTGTCGGCCGTCTCGATATTCACGGCGACGTCGGTGGCGGTGATCGTCACCGAGGCGCAGTGGCCGGTCAGCACGAGTCGAGCGCCATCCTGGTCGACGACGATGGCGCGGTCGTCGCACGCGCCGCTGGCAGCGATGCCGGGATTCTCGCTCTCTTCGTTCTGCTCGATCGGGGTGTTACCACCTGCCGGCACTTCGGAGGGGTCGCGCAACTGGAACGCGCACCCGCTCAGGGTCGCGGCGATAAGGGCGGCAATGGCCAGGGGGGCGGGTGTCTTCTTCATGTCTCCGAGCCTATTGAGGGGATGTCGCAGCGCGAGCGCCGACGTGTCGCAGTCCTGCGACACGCTCTAGTCGGTCGAATTGCCGGTGCCGTTGTCGGCCACGGTGCCGATGCCGTTCTGCGACTCGGTGAGGTTGTCATTGCCGTTCACGACCACCGACTCGATCATGGTCACCGCAGAAACCCGATTGCCGTCTCCCGCGATCTCCACGGCCGTGATCGTGTCGTCGCCACCCGCGTCGACCTCGTTGCCCTGTCCGTTGATCAGCACGGAGCCGACGATTCCCGCGGTCACCTCGTTGTCATCCCCACGGATGTTGATGCGCTCTGCGCGAGCGATGCCCACGCTGATGCCCTCGCCCTCGACGGTCACCACACCGCACCTGCCGTTCACGACATAGGTAACGCCCGGCTCGTTGAACGTCGTGTCGTCGCCGCTGCAGTCGTAGGTCTGCGGCTCGGCCTTGTTGTTCAGGCCGAGCGGGTTCGGGCCGGTCGATACGGAACAGCCTGCGAGCACCAGGGTCAGCGTGAGGGCCGCGATCAGTCGCTTCATGCCCTCACCTTAGGTGAGCATTACGTCAGGTTGCTGGTTCGGAGGCGGATGTCCCCGCCTCTCGTTACCGTGAGTGCATGACCGTTTCCTCCCCTCTCGTCTCCACCCAGTGGCTCGCCGATCACCTCGGAGCCGACAACCTCGTGGTGCTCGACGCGACGGTCGTTCCCTCGGTCCTGCCGAGCGGCAAGCCCACCTACCTGAGCGGTTTCGACAAGTACCTGCTCAACGGGCACCTGCCCGGAGCGGTCTTTGCCGACCTCCTCGACGTCTTCTCCGACCCGACCGGGGCGTTCCCGTTCACGCGTCCCGACGCGGAACTGTTCGCTGCCGCCGCCGGATCCGTCGGAGTCTCCAACGAGACGACGGTCGTCATCTACGACTCGGCGGTCGGCCAGTGGGCGTCCCGCGTCTGGTGGTTGTTCCGCGCCTTCGGCTACGACAACGTGGCGGTGCTCGACGGTGGACTCACCAAATGGACGACGGAGGAGCGCGAGACCGACGTCGGCCACGTCGAGCCGGTCCCGGCCGTGTTCACCGCCTCCGAGCGTCCCGACCTGTGGGTCGACAAGGCCTTTGTCGAGGGGGTTGTGGCAGGCACGGAGAACGCAGGGTTGGTGTGCGGCCTGCCCCCGCAGGAGTTCAGCGGGGAAGCCGGCCACCGCGCCCGGCTCGGGCACATCCCGGGCAGCATCAGTGCACCCGCGGGCCGCCTCGTGGATCGCGCGAGCAACGCCCTGCTCGGCGAGGACGCACTGCGCTCGACCTTCGCCCCGGTGCTCACCGAGCCCCGCATCGTCGTCTACTGCGCGGCCGGCATCGCAGCTACCTCTGACGCCTTGGCACTCACCCTGCTCGGGCACAACAACGTCGCCGTGTACGACGGCTCGCTCTCCGAGTGGGTGGCGGATGCAGCGGCGCCCGTTGTGGCGAGCGCCTAGCCTCACGGCTCGCTACCCGATCAGCCCGCGCAGCGCCTCCGCGGAGGTGACGGGCAGGGCGCAAACGAAGTCCGTGCAGGCGTAGGCGGTCGTGGAACCCTCTGCCGCGCCACGCCCCTCGAAGAGCTCGAACCCGGCAGAAGCCCATGCTGCGCTCTGCTCGGCAGTGACCACGGCCGTGATCGAGGTCTCGGCGGCCCGCGCCACGGCGACAATCTCCGGGGAGTCGCCGACGACCACGAGTTGTCGGGCCGGAGCCGCGAGCCCGACCATCACCGACAACGCCGCCCCGAACGCGATCGGCTGCTGCACCGCGAATGTGGACACAAGCTCCATCGCGTGCGTTGCCGCGTCGAGGTACCGGCGGTCGGCCGTGAGCAGGAACAGCTGGTGCGCGGCCGCGGCCATCGCCGACGTTCCGCTCGGGTAAGCGCCCTCGCTCGGGTCGGTCTCGACCGCGAGGCCCTGGCTGGCGAGCAGCGCTTCCGCGCCCCCCGGAACGGTGAAGCCGTCGTCGCTGAGACACGCGTCCACCAACTCGCGCGCCGCAACCGCGAAGCGCACCTCGCCGGTCGCGAGCGCGAGTTCGAGCAGCCCGCCCGCGAACATCCCGTAGTCCTCGAGGGTCGCCGGGGCGGGCGAGAGTCGTCCGTCGATCGAGGCGCGCACGAGTCGACCGTCGCGGTAGTGGTTGGCCAGCAGGAACTCCACCGCTTCACGAGCGGCCGCGATCCACGAGGGCTCCCCCAGCCGCGCCCCCGCCGAGGCGAGAGCCGCGATGGCGAGACCGTTCCAGCCGGTCAGGATTTTTCCGTCGATGGCGGGTGGCTGCATCCCGAGCCGCTCGTCAGCAGAGGCCCCGTAGTAGCCGCCCTCGTTACGCCGCCCATCGATCACGCTCTCGCTGTCCTGCGCCGACGCGAAGCCGCCGGCCGGCCGCCGAAGTGTGTCCATGAGGAACCGTGAGATGCCGGATGCCACCTCCGCCCGCCCCACGCGTGCGTACGCGTCCAGCAGCAGCGCGTTGTCGTAGAGCATGCGCTCGTAGTGCGGGTCGGTCCAGTCGCGACGCGTGGAGTAGCGGAAGAACCCGCCCTCCACGGGGTCGCGCAGTGCAGAGGCCGCCATGGCGTCGAGGGTGCGCAGCGCGAGGGCGTGAGCCGAGGCATCCGGAGCGTCCAGCAGGAAGCCCAGCACCGTCGCGACCGGGAACTTGGGCTCCGCGCCGAAGCCACCGTGCGCGGTGTCCTCCTGCGCGGCGAGCCGGGACACCATCGAGTCGAACTCGCGCGGGAGGATTCCGGGGGTGCGAACGGAGGCGGCGGTCAGCGCGGCCGTGACGTGCGCGGCGTTGGAGTCGACTTCGGGGCGACGGTTAGCCCAGGCGTCGAACACACTGTCGAGAATCTGCCGGAATGACACGTGCTGCCCGAGCGGCTGTGGGGGCCAATACGTTCCGGCGTAGAAGGCCTGCCCGGCCGGAGTCACGAAGACGTTGAGCGGCCACCCGAGATTGGGCGTGAAGGCGCTCGCGGCGGCAAGGTAGCTCGCGTCGACGTCAGGGTACTCCTCGCGGTCGACCTTGATCGCGACGGCGTTCTCGTTGAGGTACGCAGCAATCGACGGATCACTGAAACTCTCCCGTGCCATCAC
Coding sequences within:
- a CDS encoding membrane lipoprotein lipid attachment site-containing protein, whose translation is MKRLIAALTLTLVLAGCSVSTGPNPLGLNNKAEPQTYDCSGDDTTFNEPGVTYVVNGRCGVVTVEGEGISVGIARAERINIRGDDNEVTAGIVGSVLINGQGNEVDAGGDDTITAVEIAGDGNRVSAVTMIESVVVNGNDNLTESQNGIGTVADNGTGNSTD
- a CDS encoding sulfurtransferase, which gives rise to MTVSSPLVSTQWLADHLGADNLVVLDATVVPSVLPSGKPTYLSGFDKYLLNGHLPGAVFADLLDVFSDPTGAFPFTRPDAELFAAAAGSVGVSNETTVVIYDSAVGQWASRVWWLFRAFGYDNVAVLDGGLTKWTTEERETDVGHVEPVPAVFTASERPDLWVDKAFVEGVVAGTENAGLVCGLPPQEFSGEAGHRARLGHIPGSISAPAGRLVDRASNALLGEDALRSTFAPVLTEPRIVVYCAAGIAATSDALALTLLGHNNVAVYDGSLSEWVADAAAPVVASA
- a CDS encoding thioredoxin domain-containing protein, with protein sequence MANRLAAAVSPYLLSHADNPVDWFEWGEEAFAEAARRDVPVLVSIGYSTCHWCHVMARESFSDPSIAAYLNENAVAIKVDREEYPDVDASYLAAASAFTPNLGWPLNVFVTPAGQAFYAGTYWPPQPLGQHVSFRQILDSVFDAWANRRPEVDSNAAHVTAALTAASVRTPGILPREFDSMVSRLAAQEDTAHGGFGAEPKFPVATVLGFLLDAPDASAHALALRTLDAMAASALRDPVEGGFFRYSTRRDWTDPHYERMLYDNALLLDAYARVGRAEVASGISRFLMDTLRRPAGGFASAQDSESVIDGRRNEGGYYGASADERLGMQPPAIDGKILTGWNGLAIAALASAGARLGEPSWIAAAREAVEFLLANHYRDGRLVRASIDGRLSPAPATLEDYGMFAGGLLELALATGEVRFAVAARELVDACLSDDGFTVPGGAEALLASQGLAVETDPSEGAYPSGTSAMAAAAHQLFLLTADRRYLDAATHAMELVSTFAVQQPIAFGAALSVMVGLAAPARQLVVVGDSPEIVAVARAAETSITAVVTAEQSAAWASAGFELFEGRGAAEGSTTAYACTDFVCALPVTSAEALRGLIG
- a CDS encoding DUF3060 domain-containing protein, with the protein product MKKTPAPLAIAALIAATLSGCAFQLRDPSEVPAGGNTPIEQNEESENPGIAASGACDDRAIVVDQDGARLVLTGHCASVTITATDVAVNIETADSVTISGSEITLLAEEIGDAEVTGMNVAINPDRVESIDLGGEFNTLITKYAGTVTISGDNNIANWDEGAGSATDTGTGNTIVGP
- a CDS encoding sensor histidine kinase, which codes for MRILLALLPVIFGAAITVYALLVGDRRELVVVHSVPWLWFGVGLLASVALLGVILLQRSRARAVERAFRAGADGQRENQGRFLSRLDHELKNPLTAIRAGLSNLDAADPVVASITGQAVRLSGVITDLRKLAEVRAVELELSPIDLAAVAAEVRDAALDLPGADARSITLGFPRAPRPLPAVRGDYDLLYLALYNLVANAVKYSAAGDDIEIRGAEGAGWVTLEVADTGRGIPNDELSGVWEELSRGREAIDQPGSGLGLPFVKAIIERHGGAVDLRSRSGEGTVATVRLPLA
- a CDS encoding response regulator transcription factor; its protein translation is MTTRPRVLLVDDEAAIRDNLGPFLERSGFEVSLAADGELALEAVATLSPDLVVLDVMMPRLDGREVLRRLRAADHWTPVVLLTQVGESYERAAALEEGADDYLNKPFDPQELVARIRAILRRTAAGVSSLAGTQRLVSGDLSVDRMSRRTWLAGVEVTLTPKAFALLEYLMTHPDEVLSRDRLLASVWGFDFPVTSRAVDHRVAELRRVLDDDSSAPRWLETAQGLGYRFVGRVERA